One window of Macadamia integrifolia cultivar HAES 741 unplaced genomic scaffold, SCU_Mint_v3 scaffold263, whole genome shotgun sequence genomic DNA carries:
- the LOC122066909 gene encoding probable disease resistance protein At1g59620: MGLEMLNDGELKEKLYKLLENKCYLVVLHDIRSAEAWVVLKPAFPKGKMGSKIMLTTRIKDLALHVDSLGFLYKPVCLTEGQRDRGTEEQSWELFSKKTFISKNVSSSSYSSFPQDVEKKEKLGREMIVATLK, from the coding sequence ATGGGACTTGAGATGTTAAATGATGGAGAGCTGAAGGAGAAGCTTTACAAGCTATTGGAAAACAAGTGCTATCTAGTGGTCCTCCACGATATACGGAGCGCAGAGGCTTGGGTTGTTCTAAAACCGGCATTTCCCAAAGGAAAGATGGGAAGCAAAATAATGCTCACCACTAGGATCAAAGATTTGGCTCTTCATGTAGATTCATTGGGCTTTCTTTACAAACCTGTGTGCTTGACAGAGGGACAGAGGGACAGAGGGACAGAGGAACAGAGTTGGGAATTATTCAGTAAGAAAACATTTATTTCCAAGAATGTTTCTTCaagttcttattcttcattcCCTCAAGATgtagagaagaaggagaagttggGAAGGGAGATGATTGtagcaaccctaaaatga
- the LOC122066901 gene encoding inactive protein RESTRICTED TEV MOVEMENT 2-like, which translates to MEGKAKANCNLRRSYEEFKPSLNWNKEEGHDTLVIHLPGFKKDQINVQIDYLSNLKINGERPLEENRWSRFHKNFRIPNDCDADGIHAKFRGELLSITMPKKSTQQKKIEFRLGGFVLRWSKPLKVVLSVFVAIVVLVALGIYAANML; encoded by the exons ATGGAAGGCAAGGCCAAAGCCAATTGTAACCTGAGACGTTCATATGAAGAATTCAAACCCTCTTTGAATTGGAACAAAGAAGAAGGTCATGATACTCTTGTCATCCATCTACCTG GTTTCAAGAAGGATCAAATAAATGTGCAAATTGACTATCTAAGTAATCTGAAGATCAACGGAGAGCGTCCCCTTGAGGAAAATAGATGGAGCCGTTTCCATAAGAATTTTCGCATTCCGAATGACTGTGATGCAGATGGGATTCATGCAAAATTTAGAGGTGAACTCCTTTCTATTACAATGCCAAAGAAATCaactcaacaaaaaaaaattgagtttagATTGGGTGGCTTTGTTTTGAGATGGAGTAAGCCTTTAAAGGTGGTTTTGAGTGTCTTCGTGGCCATTGTTGTGCTAGTTGCCCTAGGTATTTATGCAGCAAACATGCTTTAG
- the LOC122066913 gene encoding uncharacterized protein LOC122066913 yields MIASCFSSPTQLTHETQKPQNLITCIYQTQLCNFPTFLTLTWSKTLFSHSLIIHAADSFSITLSLYPPTFSFFRNRPGSKSLSLTHHRVKLYWDFTKAEFTGNSAEPASRFYIAIACDTRIEFFLGDLRDDALRRITGAYRISPSAEPTLLSRREHVFGRRSFTTTAQISGSKHEIWIECSGGVLRVKVDDEVSLVVKRLAWKFRGNERIVVGGSEVEFYWDVFNWVTGSGGHGAFVFQVGDCGVWPEMVGPEKRLMRKSLSSSSPSAMSLSPSPSCSSVLQWAEESSDGGRSSCSSSTRYCGSGGFSLLLYAWRSD; encoded by the coding sequence ATGATTGCTTCCTGCTTCAGCAGTCCTACCCAGTTGACTCATGAAACCCAGAAGCCACAAAACCTCATCACTTGCATTTACCAAACTCAGCTCTGCAATTTCCCAACCTTCTTGACATTAACCTGGTCCAAAACCCTCTTCTCCCACTCCTTAATAATCCATGCCGCCGATTCATTCtccatcactctctctctctacccaccaaccttctccttcttccgaAACCGACCTGGATCCAAATCCCTCTCTCTCACCCACCACCGAGTCAAGCTATATTGGGATTTCACTAAAGCAGAGTTCACCGGGAACTCGGCCGAACCTGCCTCACGCTTCTACATTGCCATCGCTTGCGACACCCGCATCGAATTCTTCCTCGGTGATCTAAGAGACGATGCGCTGCGACGCATCACAGGAGCTTACCGAATCTCTCCTTCTGCCGAGCCCACATTACTATCGCGCCGTGAGCACGTATTCGGGCGCAGGAGTTTCACGACCACCGCTCAGATCTCTGGATCGAAGCACGAAATTTGGATCGAATGCAGCGGTGGAGTGTTGAGGGTGAAGGTGGACGATGAAGTGAGTCTGGTCGTGAAGAGATTAGCGTGGAAATTCAGAGGGAACGAGCGAATTGTGGTTGGGGGTTCCGAAGTTGAGTTCTATTGGGATGTGTTCAATTGGGTTACAGGGTCTGGTGGTCATGGAGCGTTTGTGTTTCAGGTAGGGGATTGTGGGGTCTGGCCTGAAATGGTGGGCCCGGAGAAGAGACTCATGAGGAAGAGCTTATCGTCGTCTTCGCCGTCGGCAATGTCGCTGTCGCCGTCTCCGTCGTGTTCGAGTGTTTTGCAGTGGGCAGAAGAGAGTAGTGATGGAGGGAggagttcttgttcttcttctaccAGGTATTGTGGGAGTGGAGGTTTCTCGTTGCTGCTGTATGCATGGAGGAGCGATTGA